Sequence from the Orcinus orca chromosome 11, mOrcOrc1.1, whole genome shotgun sequence genome:
AAAAAGAAGACATTTGGGAGATATTAGCAGAAATAACATAACTCTGGGTAGGTAGGCTTTAATAAGGAAGTCCCACCCTTTCCATTTACTTCTTACATGGTTTTTAACTTATCCTCCCAACCAAAATCAAAAGCAAATTAAGTTACTGAAAATGTATTTACTTCTTGGGATGGAAGTATATGTGTcctgttttcccttttccatcAGAGGCAGCTCCCTAAAAACCcaaaatacacacagacacactctctctcaaacacaaacaaaacatgCATTCAAGTGATTGTTTTcataacattttaacatttaatagAAACTATGTAcgataattttttattgtatcttACATAAGATAGCCACTACAGAAATTTACATAGGTTAGAAGCAAGATGGATGGTTAAGGAGGGCCCAGTCCTGTGGGCTATTTTCTCAGAGGCTATAGGTCAGAGTTCACTGAGGGGAGGGGCTTCAGATTACCCAATTAGGTGAGAAGTGAGGAAAGGCTAAAACAGGCTGCTAGACAGAGATAAACAGCCATTGGGTCCATCAACATCCCTAGACTTGGGAAACAGCATTACAAAACTCTCTCTCCCCTTAGGCACAGTCCCCAAATACTCTCAATCTCAGCAGCTCTGATGGGAATCACCTGTCTCTCTTCCTTGCCTAGAGTGGGAAGACATCCACAATTTTTAGACACTATTGGTCCCTTCCCCCAACATGTGGTTTGACTATAGCACTCAGTAACCCAGAAGAAAAACAAGGTAGTCCAGGTTGTCCTTTAGTGAGAGACGGTCAGAAATACTTGTTTAAACGGGAAATACAAATCCTCCAAAGTCAACTGGTTCCCAAAGCAAACTATCAACTGACAGAAGCGGGTTCTGGCTTTCCGTTTGCAGTAGCCACTCCACTCTGAGGCAATGGCACAGAGCCTTTCTCAGAATTTCGGGATCCCTGTGATCTGCACCCATCTCCAGCCATCTGCATCTGGCCCTGTTAAAAGAAAAGTCACTTTGGTTACAAACTCATTAACTGTGGTCTGAAGCATGAATCTGACTTATATAATGCCCATGTATAGTAGCAACAAGAACAAGACAGCAGATATAACTCTCTGCGGTTGCTCTTCCCCATACTTAACTATCCCTGACCCTCGGAGTCAGAAGTCATTACTTGTAGCATTCCTGAGGCCCTCCCAATGGAAAGGAGAGCTGTGGGTTGTTTCTTCCAAATGAAATAGCCATTCTCTGCTGAGTTTCCAGAACAGCCAACAGATCACAGGAAGACAgtcctctgggcctctgtttgaAACCAACAGCTGTAGTATAACTGCAGGTCTTCAGTCAGAGCCACGAGTGTCCCACCCAAAGCTCAAAGAAAGAAGCCAAATCGTGCTGCTTGTGCTTAACTCTATGATGAAAACAATTCCAGGGCTGAACTCTCCCTTAAAGCAACAATTTTCTTACACTCCTTGTCTCAACCTTTTCTAGTTAACTAAATAAATCTGTCCTGCTCTCCCAGATACGGGGACCAGGAGCTAGTAAGTGTTCTCTCTAAGGCCCATCTGGAGAACTGCCATCTGGAGCACCTGCACAGCTAGTGATGACAACCCCGACCCCCAGGAGTACATGCTGGCCACAGCCAGCAGGGGACCCTCTGCCTGGCTGGAGGTATTCTTCACTTGCCAAAATATCCACTGGGCCTTCAGCAATTTCTTTTACAGGATGATCTTCAAGGGTTACTGAAGGATCAAAAAGCAAGGGTGAAGGAGGGCACTGCATACCGTCACCCACAACATCCAAGTcctaggaaaagaaagagaaaaaagcctATCAGCAATATCAAGGGGACCAATAAGCTAAAGTTGGCATTTTTCAGCAAACCTCGAAGAATTCTCCCTTACTTCCCTCACCCCTCGCCTACCTTTAAAACAAATAACGAGTTCCCCAGAGTGTGCAACAAATGGGATAAGATTGAAAAGCACTGAGAATTTTTTCCTTGCTGCCAAATATAAAGCACAGACCACTACAGTAGCTTTAAAAAGCATATCTTTTTTGAACAGAAAAATTCAGAGGCGAAGGTAGAACAGGAGCTACGAGGGGCTGGAGATAGAGGGGCAGTGGGAGTTACAGTTTAATGAGTCCAGTCTCTGTCTGCACTGCCAGAAAAGCCCTGGAAATTGATAGTGGTGATCGTTGCACAATGTTTTGAATGTACttcataccactgaactgtacactttaaaatggtaaatcttaCATTACAAATATCttaccacaaaaagaaatatttttaaaaagcatatactggaactccctggtggtccagtggttaggactctgcactttcaccaccaagggcacaggttcaatccctggttgggaaactaggatccacgtgaccaaaaaaaaaaaaaggcatatactTCTAAGACTAACTGCAGTTGGCATCTAAGTTCACCAGTGATGAATCTAATATGGACAATCAGCatacatgcaaattaaaatgaaatactgacTTAATAGATTGGACAATATGAGACCACTTGATTAATATTCTAATGGCCACAAAGCGAGCCAGGGagcaaaagaggaaaggggatgggggaagaaagaaggaagatgaaaAACTCAAAGTCCTTCCGAATGGTCAGGAAATATTTTAGTTAAGTCCCTATCCCCACAGAGAAAAGTCCCTGATTCTTAAACCTAACATATCCAATTGCTCTTTAAAACACCCACacacagggggacttccctggtggtccagtggttaagactctgagctcccaatgcaggggacccgggttcaatccctggtcagggaactagatcccgcgtgccgcaactaagatcccacacgcagtgaggaagatcccgagtgccacaactaagacccggcacagccaaataaataataaaacacacacacacacacacagacacacacgcacaaaacATTGTATTCTACAGACTATGTTTCTTCCAACTGAACTGGCCATTCCCGCAGAGGGGCTGAAGCCAACAGACCATAGGAAGACACTGCTCTTGGCTCCTGCGTGAAACCAATAGCTACAGCAAACTACTGGTCTTGATTCAGGGTCTAAAGCACTATAAAGGCTCAGACAATATGTCAAACTGACTTTCATCCCTCTGCTGTCTAAGCATCTCCTGCTAAACTCTGCTTCCCAAGAGTGAAAACTACCCAAGGGTTTGTACTCTCCTGTGTCCAAGCTACTTTATAGAGGCTCTATGTTTCCAGTAATTGAGCTTCTTGAGAAAAGCTAAGTTCTGTGCTTTTAGAATAAGTCTAAGAGTTTGaaatcctttccctttctttgctgTGCTGATCACCGAAAACAAGAATCACATCCTCAAGATAATTAAGGtaaagaaaagaacacaattaAAGGACGTGCTGGACTTAAAGCTGCTCAACTTAAGCAGAAACATAAGGAAAAGGATACAGCTGGCTACCTAACATCTACGTCAGATGTGTTAGAAACTTCTGTACTATCCACAGAAACCACCATGTTCTCACACTGTTAAGTAAGACTGTGAACTGTTTTCTCCAATTCTTTTAGTATGCACAATTATTATGCACTTGATCCTTGAACAACGCCGTGGTTAGGGGCACCGATGCCCACAGTCAGAAATCCGTGTATAACTTCAGTCAGCCCTCTCTGTCCATGGTTCTATaccctcagattcaaccaactgtggatcatgtAGACTGTAGTAAGAATTTACTGGGAAAAAAagctgtgtataagtggacctgcacagttcaagcccgtgttattcaagggtcaactgtataaataattaacttgaaatttaaaagaacCCATTTAAGCTGTGTGGCAAAAGGTTTCCAAGTCTCAAGATAACAGTGGTACAGaaatttttcaaacaaaaacaGATAGTGAAAAGGCTTTCCTCACATATTCAGTGTTGTcttttataagaattaaaattggGAACAGGAACCTAaaataagagaagaagaaaggatcagCAGAAATGCCTATCCTAAGAGGAATGAATCAGGACACAAAGACAGAATCCACATTTTGTTCTATGTCAAAAACAGagctcaaaaaacaaacacaaaaagagagCAAGCTCAAAGTAATAGGATTAAGGTATTAAATTCTTATTTGTCAAATATCCTCGGATCAAAGGACAGAAAACAGGCAAGTGTTAATATCCAGAATGAAAGGCTGAACTTTTACCCATATGAATATCTGATACCTGGTCCTCCCACAAGTAAAGTTACCAGAAATTATTAATAAGTATAACAGAAATGATATCTAAGAAAGAACATAGGTAAGATTGCTGGGTGGAATTCACataattaagaaattatttttacccAGCAAAAGACTAGTTAAATATATCCAGAATTTATGGGAGGACAAAAACTCTTTTCTAAAACAGAACTGTTTCAacattttctggagaatttttaccTCCAAAGATTAAGAATAAAACTACTTTTTAACGACCAATGTGGTTCATCTAAAGTACATTAGTACAAACATAACAGATGATCAAGTACAAACAGCTGATTATCATTTTTAAACCTTTAACAAAGGTCCACCTTAAAAACCCATGAGATTCTCAAAAATCAACTTACTTCtcatacattctttaaaaaattcacaccataaaataaatattaaaagatctgacaatatatttttaaatgtttaaaaattaagattccTTAAATGTCACTTTTAGGCTATGATCACATCTTATAATCTCTAATATTTTGTGTTACTATTCTCCAAAGAGCAAACAAGAACATAATCTTCAAACATACTGGAACAGTCATATTTTCTTAGCTCTAGATCATCAGAAGTTTAAGAAAACACTATTTAAAACTAACGCAAAAACATGTGAAAGGGGAAAAGCAAAAAGGTCAAAATAGCAATGGCTCTAGAAATTAACAGTCAGATGAAATAAAAGTTAATAACCTAGTACATCTATGTAAAATCCATGTGCTAGTTACTTACATATGTACATTAATATTTGAAGGGAATTTGGCAATGTAGTGATTAGGTTATTTTTTAGACCCTATAAATCTGCTCGttactaagttaaaaaaaaaaggaaagatagcaCCTCTTTGGGTTTTCTTCACATGTAAAATGAAGGGAAGTGGACAAAAATCTGTATCAATCTAGGGCTATCTATTCATTTACTCTCTTCAACATAATCTCATTGGAAAACTCTGGGAAGCACTGGAGTATATAATCTCTAAGGTTCTCATATTCTATGAATCTGTttgaaagaaactttttaaaaagcaattataatcaGGATTATAACAAAAATTATAAGTTTGTTATAAATGAAGTGACAAAAATCAAGTTCACTAATCCTACAAACAGTATACAGCCACAAAAGGAGGGGGCGTAGTTAATTGGCATCAGTTTACTCTTTTTGGGGGCCActctgcacagcttgtgggatcttagttcccccaccagggactgaacccaggccacagcagtgaaagcgccaggtcctaaccactggactatcagggaattccctggaatcaGTTTACTCTTAGTGCCACTTTTTCAGATATTAGCCTGTCCTGATGTATCTTCTTTAGTGAGCAACACTCGAGGCCACCCAAATCCTGCTTCTACCCCTAGGCAAACAATCTTGTAACCTATACTGAATTTTCCATTTagatttatcactttaaatatgtcatggtTATATATTGATACAAGACACCTTTATTATGAAATTCAGAAGAATTATCTTCAGAATAAATAATGAAGACCTTTATCCAAAAGGCTAAAGATTAAGCAAACTGCCAAAAAAAAGATGGAATGTCAACTGATCCCTGAAGTGAATGATATAGTAGGGTAGTGCTAATTAAGGAAACAAATGCAATCAGAGATGGGTTTATGCGCTGGGACCAATCAAGGAGCAGACTGAAAAAGGTAGAGTAGTGTACACACTTAGAAGgctataaaagtaaatatttagggAGATCACTGTTGTTCTGGTCCATTCACAACAGAATCTTTAATAacatatcaaaaatgaaaaacagtatgcAGAGCTAAGTTTAGAGTCATTTTTAGGGGAGGACACATTAATCTGAAAATGAGAACTCTTATAGGGCCAAAACACAAATTTACATTGTCAAGTAGATATcagaattcatttgtattattaagATTCAAGTGAATTACTTACCTTGTGGATGGGCACCAAATTTCCCAGCGACACAAATCCAACCATAATCTTGACTTTCCAATTTCCCTTAGTTTAAAATTTCCCTTATCAttccctcagaaaaaaaaaacttctgtaaATTTAAACTGTCTCTAAATGAATATGTTAACATACAAATACAACCATACACACATATCATTTCAAAAAACTtatcaaagttttcttttttttctttttttttaaaccacaaaagACTAACCTATTCTCACCATTAATAAATAAGGCCTTGCCTCAAGGGCCAACCAGAGCAGAGCTTCTCTAACTTACATCACTGAACTCCAGAGGTAAACTCTCAGTGGGCTGAAGCTCAGCAGCACTCAAGTACAGATCCATGGGGCCGGCTTCCAGATCGTCTGGCACAGACAGTACCTGCTCGGGCTTATACATCTGAGGAGGCAACTGGAAATGCAGTGGGCAGCAGGGATCCTCAGAGAGGCTTACAGGAACTGGTTTGTTGCAGGGTACCTCTTCAGACCCCTGGCAGCATTTGAAGAGAACCTGATTCGTGTCCTGACAAATATCTGTAGAAAAATGGTCAAGGGAAATAAAATGGATCTATCGGAGGCACAAAAAAGGTGGTGTCTGCCATGTAAAATTCAAGGTCTGGACAACACATGATATTTGGTTACATGTGATACAGAACCAAATGCAGGTagcaatttttaaagttacttctCAAATTGTCATTTACTAGCATAACTCTAGCTCTACCAGTAATGTAAAACTAGTCCCCAACCTCCATTTAAAGTAGAGACACTAATCTTGTTCTCCCTATGAgtcaaatgaaaaacatttcaaaacataGTGCTAAGCAAACAGCAGTTAACAATCCTAGAAAACTGTACCTATTCAGAAGAAACATGTCATGGTAAATGCAAATAGCTTGCAGAGGCCCCTAGCAACCCCTTCCAAGAGTCAAGAGATACAATGTTGTTTCTGCTGTTAAGCAGAGGGGCAAAAACTTCCTCAAAACTTTTTGAACCTTGTTTCCAAAATGTTTACATGATACATTTGTTTAAAGAAGCAGGGTGTTAGGGAAAATAGAAGCTCCAGTAATAGTAACTAGGTATCCTATCCTgacaggaaataaaattaaatttccacacacacaccctttttcAGGGGGGTGGTATCACTGGAGTCCTGTTATGAtcccaaaaacaaagggaagaagagcacttccctggtggcacagtggttaagaatccgcctgccaatgcagcggacacggattcaagccctggcccgggaagatcccacgtgccgcagagcaactaagctcgtgcaccacaactactgagcctgcgctctagagctcacgtgccacaactactgaagcccgtgtgcctagagcccatgcttcgcaagaagaaaagccaccgcaccgcaaggaagagtagcccccgctcgccgcaaccagagaaagcccgcgcacagcaacaaagacccaatgcagccaaaaaaaaaaaaaaaaatttttttaaaaagaaagggaagaagaaaataactgcTTATGGTGCATGGAAAGAAGTAGTCCAGGAATGCTCCAGGAGCCCTAACAACTTAAGGGTAGAAGCAGAAAAAGGCTATATTTCCAAGTTGGCAAAGATGTTCTGTGGGATCAATCAACATTGAAATCATGATCAGATAACAAAATTCTGATTCGAGTCACTCTACAAAATATTTTACTCAAGTTTTATCATTTCCTGAAATCCTAACTACATGGTTATTTTCCCTAGATTAATAGACAACTATTATTTCAAACTTGGGCCTATTTTTTAAACCAGAAAGCAAAATTTTCTGTAAACTGTACCCAGGATTATGGAAGAATGGGTAATTTTTATCCCCCAAATTTTAAGGCAattttttgaagttaaaaaatcTAATgtacattataaattttaaaccTAATAAACCCTCTTGAACAAAAGCCATTTTTTTCAATCCATTCCTTAGAACTTGATAAACTCTAAATTAGAGTTTCATAGCATTGCCACCACTGGCATTACAGCTATCTGTGCAGTGTAGAATGTTTattagcagcattcctggcctctggCCACTCGATGTCAGTAGCACCCCCATCAGagttaagacaaaacaaaaatgtctccacacACTGCCAAATGGGGTACAAAGTGGCCccggttgagaaccactactctAAAGGAACAGTATATAGCtcaaagtaaacaaataattattcaaTGAAAATCAGCGCTCAAATGAACAAACATGAATCTGATGGGAACAATCAGATTTGCAATCTCTATGCTTAAGAAGCTCaatcttatttaaattattaaaattttaaatgtgaatccATTAAATTGTTTCAATTGGAACCTTTTTCATGTAATTCGAAGGATTTTCACAagtctcttatttatttaatatcacAGTATCCTTGAAaagccctcccccatcctcctccaccccctttccTTTCAGATAGggacaacagacaaagaagggaaTGGTTGACCTACAACTAGAGTCTGGGTCCTTCACTTTCAGTCCAGTGGTGTCTCCATTAGACCAGAGTAAAGAGTTAACAGGTCACCAATGGCAGTCGCATCTTTCTCTGGGATAAGGACTTAAGGAAGGGTAAGTGACTTAGGCAACTACAGAGTGGAAAGGAAAAgagcataaaagagaaaaataatacttcccttctcttttcacatacattttcaactttgctttttaaaatattaatattctaaTAAACTATCCTGAGTATAGTGCTGTAAGTCTAAAATACTCAATATCCATAAACTGGGTTTTTTGCCTTATAAAGTAATTCAAGGTCACTGAAGAAAACCTGAAAAGTACAAAGCAGAGGGAAAAAGGGCATTCATAACCCCACCATCCAAAAATAGTCACATTTCTGTTACATTCCCTCCTAGTATTAGTTCCACGTAGTTAAAACATACTCTACCGAATTCCATACTCTATTTTTGTCACTATCAAACATTTTCCTATGTCACTcataaattttgttaaatataatGTTTAATTCCTGAACATATTCCATACTATGCTGTGTCACAATTTTCCTCTCTATTCCCCATCTCTGAAAATTTTAAGGCTCTCTCCGGCTGGAGGAATTCTGTGTAACAATAATCGTCTGTATTTGATTATCGTCTTAAAATAAATTCTCAGAGGTGACGCTATCATATCAAAGAATATGAATATTCTCAAACTGCTTTCTAAAAGCCTGTGCCACTTTACAGTCCCACTGGCAGAGTTTAGAAGGGCCCATTTCACCATTCCCTCACAAACTTTTGAAACTTTCTCATTAAATCTCCTACGTAGGTAAGTCTCAAATTTATAGATTAGGGAATTATttcctggcagtgcagtggttaggactcagggctctcactgccagggcccaagTTTAACCCCTGGTCCGGAaactaagagcccacaagccgtgcagcacagccaaaaaaaaataagtatggattaaaaaaacttccttgttttatttcttatttcacttatttatagTAAAGGTAAATACTTTTCAACTATCAGCCACTTCTACTTTTAATCTGTCCATAGATAGCCTTTGCCCAATTATGTTTTGAGcatttatctttagtttttaatTACTCTGcacaataattttatatattaaggacAGTAATCCTTTACCAGACATTTGTTACAATAATTAATAAAttggtaaaatatttaataagcagaatagagaaaaaatcaGTTTTCCTTTCAAAAGAGCAAGAaagtcttcctttccttcttattaaagaaaatacattttactttccaaatatttgtaTATCTTGCCAGGCAAATGAAATCCAGCAAAATTTATGCCTTTCATATAATGAAGATCACCATATTTAAATAGTGCATTTACTGTGAAAGTAACTTTCTCAATGTCCACCATATAGATGCACTTTCACAATTCAATACACTGCTCAAAAACTTTTACAGCCCACTAGTAAATGTAAGTTTCCTATCTGAATGAAGTCTAAAATACACAAGTCAGGGCCCTGACCATAAAAGGATAATATTCAAAGAAAGATCACATTTCAGAATCATCCAACTGTTTTTGGATCCTCAGCAATTTTTTTGTAGTAATTGGATTTAACAGTATTATAATTCtaatgaatgagttaataaatcAGGGATCTCTAAATTTTGGAATCCCAATATTAATCAACTACAAGTGAGTATTAGCCCGTATCTATCACCAATGACAGATGTTTCTTTCTAATGAATTGACCATTACATTTCCAAAGTTCTGAAATGGCCAACAGACCATAGAAAGAGATTTCTTTAGGCTCCTGCTTGAAACCAACAGCTTCAGCAAACTGCTGGCCTTGATTCAGggccaaaggaaaacaaagacctTCAATTAACTAAACTATCACAGATCCCCACTAGCCTTCAGTCTAGCTAGCAAACTGAACAGAGCAAAAAGATACGGGTAAGGCAGTGTCTGGTCATTGGAAGAGACTGATTGGAACAACGAACATCATCCACAAAGGCCAAGCACCTCTGACTGGAACGAGTGGTATGGGcctaaaatggagaaaacaggtCAGTCAAAACAAATTATCTATGAAAACACTTACTTATATAAGAAAACTGTATCCTTAAAGCCTAGAAACTTGAACATTTAACAAATTTATTCACCAATActatgcaaaaggaaaaaaaaaatgtaaacctcATGTCCAAATAATGAATCAACCATAATTCGAAATACAATTCCTCCGTATTACAAAAGTGTGTGATACACAGTCTAATGGTTTTCAAACTATTTTGTCTTTTAGCAGAACCCTTTTTAAATCGTAATCTTACGTCGAGcctcaaaaaatagaaaagatagggcttccctggtggcgcagtggttgagagtccgcctgccgatgcaggggacatgggttcgtgccccagtccgggaagatcccacatgccgcggagcggctgggcccgtgagccatggccattgagcctgcgcgtccggagcctgtgctctgcaacgggagaggccacaacagtgagaggcccgcgtaccgcaaaaaaataaataaataaaataaaaaaaaataaatggaattactctttttttttaacttatttattttattttatttttggctgcgtttggtctatgttgctggctttctctagttgcatcgagagtgggctactctttgttgcagtgtgcgggcttctcattgcagtggctcctcttgttgcggagtgcgggctctaggctcgccggcttcagtagttgtggtgcacgggctcagtagtagtgtctcaagggctctagagtacaggctcagtagttgaggcacacaggcttggttgctccacagcatgtgggatcttccgggaccaggtttcgaacctgtgtcccctgcattggcaggcggattctcaaccactgtgccaccagagaagcccaaaaaTGGACTTACTCTTACTGATGCAGAGACCAGGGGCTTCAGgaacaaatttaagaataatcGCTTAACTCTGCTTGTCAACCTTACTTCCTGACCTTCACTGCTCCTATTATTCTGCCTTCTAAAACAAGAGTCCCAATCTATTAGGCATTCTGTGCCTGTTTCTGAAGCATTTCTGAACCAAATAACTTAAAAATCTATGGCAacccttcaatatgcagatgaaaACAGAGTTCAGTTATCAGTGCAGGTACAGAATTGATCAGAAGGGATCCAAAACCCATGTCTCTGCACTTCCAGATAAGTGCTCTTTTCAATAAACCCCACATCCAGTAAGTTAGATTTCAGAACCAAGACTGTACAACAGTGTTTTGACAATTACCCTAACtctgtaaataaaacaaatgtaacaCCTTAGAGGTATATACAAAAATTACCTGTTGGGCGGCACCATCTGTGGCCAGCATTCTGCGCTCCTTCAGCTGCCTATGTAGTAAGGCTTCCACTCCATAGCGCTGACGATACCGCCGAAGACATTTTAGACGCTTTAAGTTCTCTCGTTCTTTGGCAAGAAGTCCCTCTGGGCCAGTCAGGAGACTACTACCTAGAACGTCACAACAGTCAAGATGTTATCTGCCAAGCAACCAATCAAGGATGCGTCCCCAAACtaacaagaagaaaacagagaaatctgCCCATACAACAGTTTCAAAAGCAAATCCTTCTCCAGTCCAGGTAACAAGACAGAAGTCTAACTACTACGAAATTCACATGTTGAACCCACAACAGCTTATCGGAACTGGCATAAAACTTGCCTAAAGCTTCATGTTCCACTTTGCGATTGTGTAAGTAACGTCGCTTCTTCTCTTTGAGTAGATGCTGAAGTCGTTTAAACTGGTCAATGTACAAAGACTGCAAACGAATAAGCTTCTCACGCATAATCAGGGCCACTTCTTCCGCTGTGTAGACACCAGCATGCCTAAAATAAAAGAGACAATTCAAAAAGGATAAGAAAGCACAACAATAAAACCCAAGCTTAGAAGGAAAAAGGAGTGAAGGTGAGACTTAGATTTGCTATTCAACAGTTAGTGCTGAGACAATCACCTTATTAAACAGGAATGTTTTCACACAGCATTTTACCATTCAAGTTGttactcaaaaacaaaacaaaaattcccaAGAATGGATACTAATGTACGATATCACAATATGGGAAAGGggaaatgtttcattattttccccAGTTATTTGCATTATGTTTAAATAGGAGTAAAGATATAGAATACTCAAAATTTTTATTAATCTACATTCTTGttccatttaataatttaatacagAAAAATCACAGTCAGGACAGCTTAAGAGTGTTTAATTTAGCAGCATGTATctcaatacattttaattaaagcACAAAAGATAACAAACAATTAtgacttctaatttaaaaatatactcgtAGGGAAATacactgg
This genomic interval carries:
- the KANSL2 gene encoding KAT8 regulatory NSL complex subunit 2 isoform X1 encodes the protein MNRIRIHVLPTSRGRITPVPRSQEPLSCSFTHRPCSQPRLEGQEFCIKHILEDKNAPFKQCSYISTKNGKRCPSAAPKPEKKDGVSFCAEHARRNALALHAQMKKTNTGPVGETLLCQLSSYAKSELGPQTPESSRSEASRILDEDSWSDGEQEPITVDQTWRGDPDSEADSIDSDQEDPLKHAGVYTAEEVALIMREKLIRLQSLYIDQFKRLQHLLKEKKRRYLHNRKVEHEALGNSLLTGPEGLLAKERENLKRLKCLRRYRQRYGVEALLHRQLKERRMLATDGAAQQAHTTRSSQRCLAFVDDVRCSNQSLPMTRHCLTHICQDTNQVLFKCCQGSEEVPCNKPVPVSLSEDPCCPLHFQLPPQMYKPEQVLSVPDDLEAGPMDLYLSAAELQPTESLPLEFSDDLDVVGDGMQCPPSPLLFDPSVTLEDHPVKEIAEGPVDILGQMQMAGDGCRSQGSRNSEKGSVPLPQSGVATANGKPEPASVS
- the KANSL2 gene encoding KAT8 regulatory NSL complex subunit 2 isoform X2 gives rise to the protein MNRIRIHVLPTSRGRITPVPRSQEPLSCSFTHRPCSQPRLEGQEFCIKHILEDKNAPFKQCSYISTKNGKRCPSAAPKPEKKDGVSFCAEHARRNALALHAQMKKTNTGPVGETLLCQLSSYAKSELGPQTPESSRSEASRILDEDSWSDGEQEPITVDQTWRGDPDSEADSIDSDQEDPLKHAGVYTAEEVALIMREKLIRLQSLYIDQFKRLQHLLKEKKRRYLHNRKVEHEALGNSLLTGPEGLLAKERENLKRLKCLRRYRQRYGVEALLHRQLKERRMLATDGAAQQAHTTRSSQRCLAFVDDVRCSNQSLPMTRHCLTHICQDTNQVLFKCCQGSEEVPCNKPVPVSLSEDPCCPLHFQLPPQMYKPEQDLDVVGDGMQCPPSPLLFDPSVTLEDHPVKEIAEGPVDILGQMQMAGDGCRSQGSRNSEKGSVPLPQSGVATANGKPEPASVS
- the KANSL2 gene encoding KAT8 regulatory NSL complex subunit 2 isoform X4, whose amino-acid sequence is MKKTNTGPVGETLLCQLSSYAKSELGPQTPESSRSEASRILDEDSWSDGEQEPITVDQTWRGDPDSEADSIDSDQEDPLKHAGVYTAEEVALIMREKLIRLQSLYIDQFKRLQHLLKEKKRRYLHNRKVEHEALGNSLLTGPEGLLAKERENLKRLKCLRRYRQRYGVEALLHRQLKERRMLATDGAAQQAHTTRSSQRCLAFVDDVRCSNQSLPMTRHCLTHICQDTNQVLFKCCQGSEEVPCNKPVPVSLSEDPCCPLHFQLPPQMYKPEQVLSVPDDLEAGPMDLYLSAAELQPTESLPLEFSDDLDVVGDGMQCPPSPLLFDPSVTLEDHPVKEIAEGPVDILGQMQMAGDGCRSQGSRNSEKGSVPLPQSGVATANGKPEPASVS
- the KANSL2 gene encoding KAT8 regulatory NSL complex subunit 2 isoform X3, which translates into the protein MNRIRIHVLPTSRGRITPVPRVSFCAEHARRNALALHAQMKKTNTGPVGETLLCQLSSYAKSELGPQTPESSRSEASRILDEDSWSDGEQEPITVDQTWRGDPDSEADSIDSDQEDPLKHAGVYTAEEVALIMREKLIRLQSLYIDQFKRLQHLLKEKKRRYLHNRKVEHEALGNSLLTGPEGLLAKERENLKRLKCLRRYRQRYGVEALLHRQLKERRMLATDGAAQQAHTTRSSQRCLAFVDDVRCSNQSLPMTRHCLTHICQDTNQVLFKCCQGSEEVPCNKPVPVSLSEDPCCPLHFQLPPQMYKPEQVLSVPDDLEAGPMDLYLSAAELQPTESLPLEFSDDLDVVGDGMQCPPSPLLFDPSVTLEDHPVKEIAEGPVDILGQMQMAGDGCRSQGSRNSEKGSVPLPQSGVATANGKPEPASVS